Part of the Halobaculum halobium genome, GCAGGGTACTTGTTCACGCCGCTCGTCACGACGGCCGACACCGCGGTTCCGATCCGACTGTTCGGCGTCGCCGTCGGGTTCGCGCTCCTGTTCGGCCTCGCGACGCGGTTCGTCGCGGGGGTCGCGCTGGCGTCGTACCTGGTCTTGCTCCCGCTCCACCCCTCGATGTTCTTCGCCTTCGAGTACGTCGCCGGCCTCCTCGCGATCGTCATCGTCGGCGGCGGTCGGCCGAGCGCCGACCACGTCATCGCCCGGATGGCGGCAAACGACGAGACGGTCTACTCCCGATTCGATCCGTTCTACCGTCGGCTCGCCGTCCCGGTCGAGCGGCTTGCCGACCCGTACCGCCGATTCGTTCCGACGGTGATCAGAGTGGGTATGGGCGTTGTCTTCGCGTACCTCGCGCTCGCGGAGAAGTTACTCGCGCCCGGGAAGGCCCTCGCGGTTGTCGAACAGTACGGGCTCTCGACGCTGGTCCCCGTGCCGCCTGAGCTGTGGGTACTCGGCGCCGCAGTCACAGAACTGTTCCTCGGCGTGCTCCTCGTCGTCGGCCTGTTCACGCGCGCCACCTCCGCCGCGGCGTTCGTCGTGTTTACCACCACGCTGTTCGGTCTCGCGGACGATCCCGTACTCGCGCACATCTCGCTGTTCGGGCTGGTGTCGGTGCTGCTCGTCACCGGCGCAGGGCCGTTCTCGATCGACACGGCCGTCTTCCGGTCGCCGAACGAGCGGGGCGCCCCCGAGATGGGGCCCGACGCTGTGCAGGCCGCCGCGTCCGAGTGAGACAGGGTGTCCAAGGCGTAAGGAGTCTGCGAGCGGTCTGGCGAGGCCGGGGCGACGCCGATCTCGAGAGCGGGGGGACGACGGAACCGACCGGTAGTAACGCTATTCCGTCCGCCGATTGGAGCTACGGCCATGACAGAGACAGCCGAGACCCGAGAGTACGACGGGATCGAACTCCGGAAGGTCCGGGAGTTCGTCTGGGAGATTCCCCAGGCGGGGGAGATGAACGCCCCGGCCCGCGTGCTCGCGAGCGACGCGCTCCTCGAACAGATCGCAGACGACAAGACGCTTC contains:
- a CDS encoding DoxX family protein, coding for MRLRSREFATAVAARVGALVALVASAAGVATAHVEYVTDAENGDPVAFLASALSEPIVLLALGGGGAAVIGTMAGYLRLRPLRADVAAIRRALVDYADLLPWLLRLSIGLPMVGAGFAGYLFTPLVTTADTAVPIRLFGVAVGFALLFGLATRFVAGVALASYLVLLPLHPSMFFAFEYVAGLLAIVIVGGGRPSADHVIARMAANDETVYSRFDPFYRRLAVPVERLADPYRRFVPTVIRVGMGVVFAYLALAEKLLAPGKALAVVEQYGLSTLVPVPPELWVLGAAVTELFLGVLLVVGLFTRATSAAAFVVFTTTLFGLADDPVLAHISLFGLVSVLLVTGAGPFSIDTAVFRSPNERGAPEMGPDAVQAAASE